The Candidatus Nitrosocosmicus franklandus genome contains a region encoding:
- a CDS encoding isocitrate lyase/PEP mutase family protein, translating into MSLRKLLERENSILVMPGVYDALTAKIAEHVGFEAIFQTGYGTSASMLALPDFGFLSITETLDTARRITRAVDIPLIVDVDTGYGNPLTVAKLVEDLLRIGASGMFIEDQVWPKRCGHMRGKEVIDSNEYVQKLKSAIDAKKGNSEFLIVARTDAAAPLGLDEAIRRGKLYKEIGADIVFVEAPHSIEDMKMVSAQIDAPLVANIIEEGVTPNLTASELLDLGYKIALFPLSGLYSSTYAIYNTFDTLKRTGTTKSMKEKMMKFKEFNELVELDKYMKMENKYA; encoded by the coding sequence TTGTCTTTAAGAAAATTACTGGAACGTGAAAATAGTATCTTAGTTATGCCTGGTGTTTATGATGCTCTAACAGCAAAAATTGCAGAACACGTGGGCTTTGAAGCAATATTTCAAACCGGTTATGGAACATCGGCTTCTATGTTGGCTTTACCTGACTTTGGTTTTTTAAGTATTACAGAGACCTTAGATACGGCGCGTCGGATAACCAGGGCAGTAGATATTCCTTTGATAGTTGACGTGGATACGGGTTACGGTAATCCTTTGACTGTGGCCAAACTTGTTGAGGATTTACTCAGGATTGGTGCATCGGGTATGTTTATTGAAGATCAAGTCTGGCCAAAGAGATGCGGGCATATGAGAGGAAAGGAAGTGATTGATTCAAACGAATACGTGCAAAAGCTCAAATCAGCTATTGATGCTAAGAAAGGAAATTCAGAATTTCTTATAGTGGCACGAACAGATGCCGCGGCTCCACTAGGTCTCGATGAGGCTATCAGACGGGGAAAATTATACAAAGAGATAGGTGCAGACATAGTTTTTGTAGAAGCTCCTCATTCTATTGAAGATATGAAAATGGTATCTGCACAGATAGATGCTCCTTTGGTAGCTAATATTATTGAGGAGGGGGTTACTCCTAATCTAACCGCTTCTGAATTGTTGGATTTAGGTTACAAAATTGCATTATTCCCGCTTTCAGGATTGTATTCTTCTACGTATGCGATTTATAATACTTTTGATACCTTGAAACGAACTGGCACTACAAAATCAATGAAGGAGAAAATGATGAAGTTCAAGGAATTCAATGAGTTAGTTGAACTAGATAAATATATGAAAATGGAGAATAAATATGCTTGA
- a CDS encoding glycosyltransferase codes for MRILHLSDSSLPDWRIEKAAISSKNRGHKVYFAGRKTSQNYESIFEKNFVIPWNSRSRNRFPVYWSKLKKQMNKVLAEVRPDIIHAHNVFSAKMAKEINAYPVVYDNHEYWSIYLMRQLESDASTNTIKSGKSERLHKVFERHLRNFLKSRYVKVWSSLEKELVSSTPTITVSSTIVKDLEKVGKKVYLVPNFPLKSEIDWIPRPVFHQHKSSVYAGVEPTGALKSIHRNIDGFIDLFNNDLINDIGKLYIIGWKSESTPTTEFLGFLGRKEMYRQMQNHSIGIIPFRAHWSHIFISPNKAYEYAHAGLFVLSSSGFVPVFDTLMDHCLSFEDYKDLQKKLKFLFDDMEDLYSKRLKTYEFARSNLLWENYEDNIFEAYKQA; via the coding sequence ATGCGGATACTACACCTTTCCGATAGCTCGCTTCCAGACTGGAGAATTGAAAAAGCTGCTATAAGCTCCAAGAATAGGGGACATAAAGTGTATTTTGCAGGTAGAAAAACATCCCAAAATTATGAATCAATTTTTGAAAAGAACTTTGTAATTCCATGGAATTCGCGGTCCAGAAACAGGTTTCCTGTGTATTGGTCTAAATTAAAGAAGCAGATGAATAAAGTCCTTGCGGAAGTAAGACCAGATATTATTCACGCTCACAATGTGTTTTCGGCAAAAATGGCCAAAGAGATTAACGCTTACCCCGTTGTTTACGATAACCATGAATATTGGTCGATTTACTTAATGAGACAACTTGAATCAGATGCAAGTACAAATACAATCAAATCGGGCAAGTCCGAAAGACTCCATAAGGTCTTCGAAAGACACCTTAGGAACTTTCTGAAATCCAGATATGTAAAAGTATGGTCAAGTCTGGAGAAAGAACTAGTTTCTTCTACACCAACAATTACAGTATCAAGCACAATAGTTAAAGACTTAGAGAAAGTGGGAAAGAAGGTATATCTTGTTCCAAACTTTCCATTGAAGAGTGAAATTGATTGGATTCCAAGACCAGTTTTTCATCAACACAAATCTTCAGTTTATGCAGGGGTAGAACCAACTGGAGCACTTAAATCAATTCATAGAAATATTGACGGATTCATAGATTTGTTTAATAATGATCTGATCAACGATATTGGAAAATTGTACATAATAGGATGGAAGAGCGAATCAACACCTACCACAGAATTTTTGGGATTTTTGGGTAGAAAGGAAATGTACAGACAGATGCAAAACCATTCAATAGGAATTATACCTTTTAGAGCTCATTGGTCTCATATTTTTATCAGCCCCAATAAGGCTTATGAATACGCTCATGCAGGTTTATTTGTATTGTCTTCTTCTGGTTTTGTTCCCGTGTTTGATACCTTGATGGATCATTGTCTTTCTTTTGAGGACTATAAGGATTTACAAAAGAAACTAAAATTTCTGTTTGACGATATGGAAGATTTGTACTCCAAACGCCTCAAAACCTACGAATTTGCACGCAGTAATTTGTTGTGGGAAAATTATGAGGATAACATATTTGAAGCATACAAACAGGCATGA
- a CDS encoding glycosyltransferase family A protein, with translation MGNYYVIVTCRNSEDTIEKAILSLHNQTIKPEYIITIDDGSTDRTPEILKRMSGEMQNLFVITNPDMGYDVTRIVKNWNKAIQFSREHNLKPTDYHMIGTDDTIYEQDYAEKIISLMDNNQDLAIVSGRYDENRYEKPHGAGRFVRNSFFNNAHYLYPEKMGYESVVLITALKAKMRYMILRGARFEHTRPLGQNHHFYEFGASMRTLGYHPLFAFGRFLKYFITGKPIGRMGALYMIYHYISYKPKETGYDSMYPEDIRKYLRQEQIDKIKSVLRIK, from the coding sequence ATGGGGAATTATTATGTGATTGTTACGTGTAGGAATTCAGAAGACACAATTGAGAAAGCAATCCTTTCACTACATAATCAAACGATTAAACCCGAATATATCATAACTATTGACGATGGTTCCACTGATAGGACCCCAGAGATACTAAAAAGAATGAGCGGAGAAATGCAAAATCTATTTGTCATAACCAACCCCGATATGGGATACGATGTAACCAGAATTGTTAAGAATTGGAATAAGGCAATACAATTTTCAAGAGAACATAACTTGAAACCTACCGACTATCATATGATAGGAACAGATGACACTATCTATGAGCAAGATTATGCAGAAAAGATTATTTCGTTGATGGACAATAACCAAGATCTAGCAATAGTATCTGGCAGATACGATGAGAACAGGTACGAAAAACCTCATGGTGCAGGCAGGTTTGTACGAAACTCCTTTTTTAACAATGCTCATTATCTTTATCCAGAAAAAATGGGTTATGAATCAGTCGTATTGATTACCGCATTGAAAGCAAAGATGAGGTATATGATTCTTAGAGGAGCTAGATTTGAACATACACGCCCATTGGGTCAAAATCATCACTTTTATGAATTTGGGGCAAGTATGAGAACACTTGGATATCATCCACTTTTTGCGTTTGGAAGATTTTTAAAATATTTTATCACAGGCAAACCTATTGGAAGAATGGGTGCGTTGTATATGATTTATCATTATATTAGCTACAAACCAAAAGAAACAGGTTATGACAGTATGTATCCAGAAGATATCAGAAAATATTTGAGACAAGAGCAAATTGATAAGATAAAGTCTGTTCTTAGAATCAAATAG